The genome window ACGCCGATGAACAGAGCCAGCTTCACGTCCCCCATCCCCATCCCCCCGGGGGAGATCAGCGCGATGAGCAACATGAGCGTGAAGAAACCCACGCCTCCGGCCACCGACCAGGCGATCAGTGTCGGGTCCCCCCGCAGCAGAGATGCCGCTCCTACCCACACCAGGGCGACCGCCGCCGCCGGCAGGACGATCACGTTCGGTACCCGTCGGTGCTCCAGGTCGATGAAGGACAGGGCGACGAAGACCGCGCTCGCCGCGGCGACGAAGGCCGCCACCTCCAGGTCGTCGTACCGGAGGACCGCGACCACGAACAGGACAGCCGTGAGCGCTTCTATCAGCGGGTACCGAGCGGAGATCCTCGCGCCGCAGGTCCGGCACCGCCCCCGCAGCCACAGCCAGGACAGCACCGGCACGTTGTCCAGGGGCTTGAGCCGGGTCCCACAGCTCGGACAGCTCGACCCCGGCTGCGTGAGGGAGCCGCCCCGGGGGACGCGGTGGACGACGACGTTGAGGAAGGACCCGATGGCGAGCCCGAGCAGCCCGGCAGCCGTCTCGGCGAGGTACATGTCCAGAATCATGCCCGAGCCTGGCAGGTGCGCGCCCCCGGGGGAACCTTCGCCTCGGCGGCGGAGTTCGAGCATCCTGGAGGGCGTGTCCGCGGAAGCGAACGTGACAGGCGGTCGGGACCCCCGTCTCGCCGTGGTCGGGATCTTCCTAGTCGTCTGCGCCGCCCCGTTGATGATCTTCCCCGCGTCGACGGCCCCGTACGCCGACATCAAGCAGCTCGTCGTAGCGGGCGGCGCCGCCCTCCTGTTCTTCTCGACCACTGACGTGGATCGGAGACTCGCTGCCGCCGTCGCCCTATGGGTGGCCACCCTGGTCGCCGCCTCCGCGACCGGGGTCGACCCCCTCATGAGCACGTTCGGGACCCCTGATGGCAACGGTGTAGGGCTCATCACGATCCTGTCTTGCGGCGTACTCATCGTCTGCGGGACCGCTGTCCACGGTGCGGTCCGCCAGCGGGTCCCGGTCTGGCTCTTGAACACTGCCTGCGTCGTGGCTGCCGTGGCCGTCGTCGAGAAGGTGCTGGCCGCGGGCGCGGTTCAAGAGCTCGGCGGCTCGGGTTCGCTCCTTGGACAGCCTGTCCTCACGGGTGCGCTACTCGGAACGGCGCTCGTGGCGGCGGGTGGCATCAGACCGACCGCGTCTTGGGCCGCCCGTCTGGCGCTGGTGTCGACCGGGCTCTCGTTCACGGGGAACCGGACGGGATGGATCGCGGCCGCCGCAGGGTTCGCGATCCTGTTCGCGACCAGCCGGCAGCGGAGACCCGTCGTCGTGGCTGGTGCGGTGATCGTGACCACCGCCACATGCTGGATCCTCGTCG of Actinomycetota bacterium contains these proteins:
- a CDS encoding prepilin peptidase, giving the protein MYLAETAAGLLGLAIGSFLNVVVHRVPRGGSLTQPGSSCPSCGTRLKPLDNVPVLSWLWLRGRCRTCGARISARYPLIEALTAVLFVVAVLRYDDLEVAAFVAAASAVFVALSFIDLEHRRVPNVIVLPAAAVALVWVGAASLLRGDPTLIAWSVAGGVGFFTLMLLIALISPGGMGMGDVKLALFIGVVAGRFGPGAVAVAVMAGFFVGGLVAVAVLITGRGGRKTAVPFAPMLCVGAMIALYLGRPLVSAWLGV